Below is a genomic region from Catenuloplanes atrovinosus.
TCCCGTCGCTGGTCATCTGCGAGATGCTCGGTGTGCCGTACGCGGATCACGACTTCTTCCAGACCTCGTCCGCCACGCTGCTGCGGCTGTCCGCCCCGCCCGAGGAGCGCGCCGCCGCCTCCGAGGCCATCCGGGCGTACCTGGCCGATCTCGTCGACCGCAAGCGTGAGCAGCCCGCCGACGACCTGCTCAGCCGCCAGCTCGCCAAGACCGGCGACATCGAGGAACTGGTCGGCCTCGGCTTCCTGCTGCTGCTCGCCGGCCACGAGACCACCGCCAACATGATCTCGCTCGGCGTGGTGGCGTTGCTGGACCACCCCGACCAGCTCGCCGCGCTGCGCGCCGACCCGTCGCGCACGCCCGCCGCCGTCGAGGAGCTGCTGCGCTACTTCACCATCGCCGAGTTCGCCACCTCCCGGGTGGCCCGCGAGGACGTGGAGCTGGGCGGCGTGCTCATCCGCGCCGGCGAGGGCGTCGTGACGCTCGGCAACGCCGCCAACCGCGACCCGGCCGCGTTCGCGAACCCCGCCGACTTCGACGTCGACCCGCGGCGCCCGCCACCACATCGCGTTCGGCTACGGCCCCCACCAGTGCCTCGGCCAGAACCTCGCCCGCCTCGAACTCCAGATCGTCTTCGACACCCTCTTCCGGCGCGTCCCCACGCTGCGCCTCGCCACCCCCGCCGACGACCTTCCCTACAAGGACGACGCCACCATCTACGGCATCTACGAACTCCCCGTCACCTGGACCACCTGATGCCCACGATCGTGGCCGACGCCACCCGCTGCGTCGGCGCCGGCCAATGCGTCCTCACCGACCCCGACGCCTTCGACCAGGACGACGACCAGGGCCTCGTCCTCATCCTCCACCCCACCCCCACCAGCGCCGACGCGCTGTCCCGCGCCCGCCAGGCCATCCTCCTCTGCCCCAGTCAGGCCCTCTCCCTCCACGAATAACCCGCCCCGCCAGTCCCGGTCGCGTCGGTGCCGGTCCGCGAGTTCCGAAACGCCGTCGTCAGAGAGCCGCCGGGCACGGCGGCGCGGCCGGGAATGGCGGTGGCGAACTCGCGCGGACTTGCCGCCTCGGCTCCGGCAGGGAGGAGCGCCAGCGACGACCGGTGCCCGCGGGAGCATGCGGATCCCGTGCCGCCGGAAGCGGGAATATCAAGAACTGGAAACGCACGCGGCCGGTACGGAGGTCGCGCCGCATAGCGAAATTGCGCGAAAAAAGGTTCGCGCCATGATGTGCATCAATTTCGATTCGCTTCCGGTCCCCACTCGCGACGTTGATTGGGCAATCAGCCGAGCGCCCTCGACGCACCCCGCCTCACAGCGGAAACTCGTCGAACAGCAGCACGTCCCCACCCGCCACCGTGTCATAGCGGTAGGAGCGGACCACCCCCGCCGCCGAGTCGAGCACGCTGAAGACCGTCACCTCGTCGCTCGACACGAACGGCAACGGCGCCCCGCCCGGCCCGGTCAACGGCGCCACCGTCGGCACCACCGGCTCCAGCCCGCCCGGATCGCCCTGCAGCACGTAATCCGGACCCGCGGGCGCCGCCCGCACCCGCCCCGACAGCTTGTGGAACGCCCCCCACGTGTTCCCCACGTTCGACGTCTCCAGCCAGTTCACCCCCGCGTCGTCCCGGAACCGGGCCCACACGTGCGAGTGCCCGTTCAGCACCAGGTTCACGTAGTACGCCGAGAACACCGGCGCCAGATCCCGCAGCACGTAGTCGTCCGCCAGCGGATACTCGTACCGCACCGTGTCCTCCGTGATCACCGGCACCGGGTCGGTGAACGCCGGTACCGAGTTGAACCCCAGGCCGTGACTCGGGTGGTGGAACATCACCGCCCGGTACCGCGCCGCCCGCGCCTCCGCCGACGTCAGCGCCGACACCAGGAACTCGTACTGCGGTGACCCCTTGCCGATCGGCGCGAAGATGAACCGCCCGTGCGTGTGCGGGCCGTCCTGGTAGGTGCCGGAGCGCTCCGGCCGCCAGATCTCCGTGCCGAACAGCGACACCACGTACACGTCGCCGACCGTCCGGGCCCACCAGCGCGGCCCGCCGCTGTCGCTGGCCGGGACCGGGAACATCGCCTCGTACGTGCTGACGTCCCAGTCGTCCGGCACCGCGTCGTTGAACTGGAAGTCCAGCGTCTCCGTCGCCGACCAGCGCCCGATCACCTCGTGGTTGCCGATCGCCGGGTACAGCGGCGCGGACGAGATGAGCGGCGCCCCGGTGAACGTGCGCCCGGCCGCGGTCCACGAGGCGCGCCCGCCGAGCGCCGCGAAGAACGCCCGCCCGTTCGCGTGGTCGAACCAGTCGCTGGCCCGGTCCACCACGTTGACCATGTCGCCGGCGAACAGCACGCCGTCCAGCGAGCCCGCGGTCTCCGCCGCCAGCTCCAGGTTGGCCGGGACCATCGGCCCGAGCTGGTGGTCGCTGGTGAGCAGCAGCCGCACCGGGCTCCCGGCCGGCGGCGCGCCGCGCAGCGCGTGCACGCCGGAGACCGAGACCTCGCCGTCCGACCGGACCGAGACCACCCGGTACGGCGTGTCCTCCTCCGGTAGGCCGTCGACCACCGCGAGCTGGCGGTGCACCGGCCGCGGGACCGGCCCGGCGGGGGAGTCCTCCCGCATCCGGGGCAGCGGCGTCGTGCCGGCGCGCACCACCCGTACGCCCGGAACCGCACCGCGCAGTGCCGCGGCCGGATCGGCGGCGGCCACCGCGGGCCCGAGCAGCACCGCGTTGTCCGTGCCGGGGGAGGTGGTGTGCCAGACGACGGTGACGGATCCGGGCCGGGGATCGAGCAGGTACGGCTCACAGAGCAGGTCCATGATCCCAGGCTAGGGAGGACGGGGCGCCGGACCGGCGAACAGGACGTGACCGCGACGTGAGCAGACGCACACGGGAACCCAAGGTGAGCAGACGCACACGGAAAAGGGGTTGACCACCCACGGGGGAAGGTGGTCAACCCCTTGTGCGCTCAGCGTACGACGCCCGCGCCAGGAACACCAGGCCCGACGTCGTACTTTCGCTTCACCGTCCGGTCACCGTGCCGTCCCCTAACGTCCGGCGCGGACCACCCCGGCGGCGCCGACCCCTCGCCGGACCGGCTCGGCCACGGCCGTGAGCTGCCCGTTCCGGCCGAACTCGATCGCGGTCGCCGCGCCGATCTCGGCCGTGGAGGTGAACGCCGGATGCCCGAGCGCGGTCAGGTCCGCGCCGTACGCGGCGATGAACGCGGGCTCGGCCTGCGGCGTGGGCGAGTTGCGCTGCGACGCCCGCGGCGCGGCCACCGCCTCCGGCAGGGTCATGTCCAGGTCGATCCGGTTGACCAGGATCTGCAGCACGGTGGTGATGATGGTGGCGCCGCCGGGCGAGCCGACCGCCACGAACGGCTTGCCGTCCTTGAGCACGATCGTCGGCGACATGGAGCTGCGCGGGCGCTTGTTCGGCCCGGGCAGGTTCGGGTCAGCCGCGGTGCCCTGGGTCGGCGTGAAGTTGAAGTCGGTCAGCTCGTTGTTGAGCAGGATGCCCCGGCCCGGCACCACGATCCCGGAGCCGCCGATCTGCTCGATGGTGAACGTGTACGACACCACGTTGCCCCACTTGTCCGCCACGGTCAGGTGCGTGGTGCTCACGCTGTTGTCCGTGTCCGGCGCCGGAGAGGCCGCCGTGGCGCAGCCCGTGTACCGCCCGTCCGGAACGCCCGGCGCGACCGGCTTGGGCAGCGCCGTCGCGGAGACCGCGCACCGCCGCTCCGCCGCGAACCGGTCGCTGAGCAGCTCGTCCAGCACCGCGCGGCGGGTGTAGTCGCCCACGTACCGGTTGCGGTCCGCGAACGCCAGCGCGGACGCCTCCAGGTACCGGTGCAGCGCGTCCGCGTCGGAGAGCGCCCCCAGGTCGTACCCCTCCAGGATGTTGAGCGCCTCGCCCACCGCGGTCCCGCCGCTGGACGGCGTGGCCATGCCGTAGACGTCCAGCCCGCGATATCCCGAGCGGGTCGGGGCCGGGAACCGCGCCTGGTAGCGCGCCAGGTCGCGGACCGTCATCCCGCCCGGCCGGATCGGGTGCGCCCAGGTGCCGATCGGCGTGTCCGACACCGGCGGGTCCTGCACGGCCGCCGCGATGTCCCGCGCGACCGGGCCGGAGTAGAACACGTCCGTGCCGCGCTTGCCGATCAGCCGGTACGTGTCCGCCAGGTCCGGGTTGCGGAACGTGGACCCGACCGCGGGCGGCGCGCCGCCGGGCAGGAACAGCTCCGCGGACGAGTCGAACTGCCCGAAGATCGCCGCGTTCGCCGCGACCTGCGCCTGGAACGTGGCGTCCACCGTGAAGCCGCGGTCCGCCACGTCCGCGGCCGGGCGCAGCAGCTCGCCGAGCGGCCGGCTGCCCCACCGGTCCGCCGCCGCCTCCCAGGTCGCGAGCGTGCCCGGCACGCCGACGGAGAGGCCGCTGACCCGGGCCGCGTTGAAGTCCAGCGCCGTACCGTCCGGGTTCTGGAACGAGGTCTCGCGCATGGACGCGGGCGCCGCCTCCCGCCCGTCGATCGTGTGCACGCGCCGGGTGCGCGCGTCGTAGTAGAGGAAGAACCCGCCGCCGCCGATCCCGGCCGAGAACGGCTCGGTGACGCCGATGGTGGCCGCGGCCGCGATCGCGGCGTCGACCGCGTTGCCGCCCCGGCGGAGCACCTCGAGGCCGACCGCGGTGACGGTCGGGTCGACCGAGGAGACCGCGCCGCCGTACCCGGTGGCGGTGGGGGAGATCGCCGGCTGGTACGCCTGCGCGGGCGTGGCACTGATCATGGTGGCGGCTAGCGTGGCGGCGGTCAGCGCCGCGAGTTGCTTCACAGTGGCCCTCCGAGATCGACGAGTGTCAGACCAGACCTACCGCCCACCACCCCGCGACGCAAGCACCCGGAGCAGTTCGGTTGCGGCCGGGTAGCAACGGGCGGCCGGACCTTCCCCGGGCCGCACCCGATTTCCTACCGTCGTGACCATGCGTGACAACGAGAAGGTGCGGTTCGACCCCACCGCCCCCGACATCCGCCCGGTCGGCTGGCAGGTGCAGATGCGGATCGACTGGGTGGTGACCCAGGTGATGGCCACCCACCGCGGCCTGCCCGAGGAGCAGGTGCGCATCGAGTTGGCCCAGCGGCTGCGCGGCATGGGCGCCACCGCCGGCCAGCGTCAGGTGGACAACTACGCGCGCGCGATCTCCGCGATGCCGCAGCTCCCCGCGACCGGCACCGCCACCGACACCGCCGGTCGTTAAGACCACGTTTACCGATCATGTACCGGCGGCATTCCTGCCGCCATGACGACCACGGAGCGCACCGAGCTGCGGCGCGTGATCAGCCGGCCGGTGCTGACGTTCTTCATCCTCGGCGATGTACTGGGCGCCGGCATCTACTCGCTCACCGGCGAGGTCGGCGCGGACTCCGGCGGTGCGATCTGGGCCAGCTTCCTGATCGCGTTCGCGCTGGCGTTCCTCACCGCGTTCGCGTACCTGGAGCTGGTCACCAAGTACCCGCAGGCGGCCGGCGCGGCGCTCTACGTCGACCGCGCGTTCGGCATCCGCGCGCTGTCGTTCATGGTCACGTTCGCGGTGATGGCCTCCGGCGTGACGTCCGCGGCGTTCGCGGCCAGCCGGGTCGGCGGCCGCTACTTCACCGGCCTCACCGGCGTGGAGAACCCGCCGGCCGTGCTGATCGGCGTCGTCGCCATCCTGCTGGTCGCGGCCGTGAACCTGTGGGGCGTGGCCGAGTCGCTGCGGGTCAACGTGGCGATCACCTGCATCGAGCTGGCCGGCCTGCTGTTCATCATCGGCCTGGGCGGCTGGGTGCTGGCCACCGGTGGCGGCGACCCGTCCGCCGCGTTCGAGTTCTCCGGCACCGGCTTCGGCGTGGTCACCGGCCTGCTCGCCGGTGCCGCCACCGCGTTCTACGCGTTCATCGGCTTCGAGGACTCGGCGAACCTGGCCGAGGAGGTCACCGAGCCGCGCACGTGCTTCCCGCCCGCGCTGGTCACCGGCCTGGTGCTGGCCGGCGTCGTCTACCTGCTGGTCGCGTTCACCGCCGCGATGACCGTGCCGCTGGGCACGCTGATCGAGTCCACCGGCCCGCTGCTGGAGGTGGTCCGGATCGGCGCGCCCGGGTTGCCCGCCGACCGGGTCTTCTCCGCGGTCTCGATCATCGCGGTCAGCAACACCATGCTGATCAACATGCTGATGGCGTCCCGGCTGCTCTACGGCATGGCCAACCGCGGCGTGCTGCCGGCGGTCTTCGGCCGGGTCGGCGCGCGCCGCACGCCCTGGGTGTCGATCGCGTTCACCACCGCGGTCGCGATCCTGCTGCTGATCGCGGTGGACGACCTCGGCGACCTCTCCGACACCACGGTGCTGCTGCTCACCGCCGTGTTCCTGGCCGTCAACGTCTCCGCGCTGGTGCTGCGCCGCGACACCGTGGAGCACGACCACTTCCGTGCGCCGACCGCGGTGCTGGTGCTCGGCGCGCTCGTCTCGGCGGTCTTCCTGCTGCCCGTGGTCCGCGAGGCCGGGGTCTACCTGCTGGCGTTCTGGCTGCTGCTCGGCGGCGCGGTGCTCTGGGCGATCAACTGGGCGGTCACCCGGTCGACCGCACGCTGATGTCGCGCACCCGCACCGTGTAGGGCGGCGGGTTCTCCCGCGCGCTGCCGGACGCGCCGAGCGTCACCGTGCCGGCCGGCACCGGCTCCGGCAGCTCCATCACCGCGACCTGCTCGGTGCCGCGCCACACGGTGACCCGGTCCGGGCCGGCGCGCATGGTCAGCTCGACCGGCTCGCCGAGCGCGATCGGCGCGGCCAGCGCCTTGCTGCCGATCTCCGTCTTGGCGGCGCCGCCGGTCGGCTGGCGGTGCAGGTCCAGGCGGCCCTGGCAGACGTGCAGCACGTGCCCGTCCGGATCGTTCACGCCGAACCAGAGCGACGCGCACGCGCCCGGCGAGAGCAGCGTGATCGTGGCGGCGATCTCCAGGTCACCGCCGAACACCGTGGCCGGCCCGGTGCACCGGAACCAGCCGTCCGACTCGCGGGTGATCGTCATCCCGCCGTCCGCGCTGGCGCAGATGCCGCCGAACTCCGTGCTCGGCGCCCAGTTCGCGCCGGTGTTCAGCGCATCGGTCAGCGCCTTCCCGTTCGCGCCGGTGGCCAGCGGCTCCGGCAGCGCGATCCCGGTGCCGGACTCCGCGCCGGGCGCCTCCGGGTTCGGCCGCACGCCGCCGTCCCCGACGGCCGGCGGCGCGCTCGCACCCGCCTGGCCGAGCTCGCCCGCGGACAGCCCGCCGGCGCGGATCACCAGCAGGACCGCGATCGTGGCGACCAGCGCCACCGCCGTCAGCACGCCGGCCACGGTCGCGACCAGCCCGCTCCGCCACCAGGCCGTCCCGGCCGGTGCGGCCGGTGCCGCGGAAGCCACCGGGGACACGGGGGCGGCCGCGACCACCGGTTCGGCCGGCGGGTCCGGCGTCAGCACCGCGACCACCTCGGCCGGCGGCAGCTCGTCCGTGGCCTCGCCGCTCGCGTCCAGCAGCATGTCGAGCAGCTTGCGCGCGGTCGGCCGGTCCTCCGGCTTCTTCGCCAGCGCGGCCGCGACCACCTTGCGCAGCTCCGGCGTCAGCCCTTCCAGGTCCGGTTCCTCCGAGAGGATGCGCATCGCGGTCAGCGGCATCGACGCGTCCTGGAACGGCGTGCGCCCGGTCCCCGCGTACATCACCACGGCACCCCAGGCGAAGATGTCCGCCTTCGGGGTGGTCGTCACCTTGGTGGCCGTGTCCAGCCGCTCCGGCGGCATGTACGCCACCGTGCCCAGCATCTCGTGCGTCTTCGTGACGTTGCTGGTCGCGTCCGTGGCCCGGGCGATGCCGAAGTCGATCACCTTGGGGCTGCCCGGTGGCAGCAGCACGTTGCGTGGCTTCAGATCCCGGTGCACCACGCCCGCGCCGTGGATCGCGACCAGCGCGGTCGCCATGCCGATCGCCAGGCCGTGCAGGTTCGCCGCGGTGAGCGGCCCCTGCTCCTTGACCACGTCCGCCAGGCTCGGCCCGTCCACGAACTCGACGACCAGGTAGGGGTACTCGTGGTCGGGGTCCGCGTCCAGCACCTCCGCGGTGCAGAACGGCGGCACCTGCTTGGCCCGGTTCACCTCGCTGCGGAACCGCCGCCGGAAGTCCGGCTGGGCCGCCAGGTCCGCCCTGATCACCTTGACCGCGACCGGCCGCCCCTCCTCGTCCTCCGCGAGGTAGACCGTGCCCATGCCGCCCTCGCCGAGCCGGCCCTTGATGCGGTATCTGCCCAGCTCAGTGGGGTCGAGCGAGTGCAGCGGCGAGACCTTGGCACCGCGCGACACGTCCGCCGCGCCCTCGTCCGGCGCAACTCGAGGCGATTTCACCCGGCACAAGTTACTAGGCGCGCCTGTTCCGGGAGCGTGCACCGCCCCTTTAGGACGACTTTCGGATAGACCCGCTCCCGGCGCCAGACGATCCGCGTGCTCCCGCGGGGCCCCCGATGACCTGCCGGCCACGCTGCGCTGGTGGCGGATCGGGTGCGATCACGGTGCCGGTCACCGTCGTGACCGGCACCGTGGCGCTGAGGGATCAGTTGTCCGGGCTGGTCCACTCGCAGTGGGCGACGCCGCCGGTCTGCTTGCCGGCCTTGACCACCTGTACCGAGGAGCCGTGCACGAAGATCTCGCAGGTCACGTCGTCGGTCTGGCCGGACATGGCGATGACGACCACGTGCGTCGCGCCGCCGTCCGGGTCGACCGTCTTCTGCCACGGCATGGTCGCGTTCTTGTCGTCCGTGGCCGTGCCGTCGACCTGGTACGTCACCTGGGCCGACGTGCCCGCGCCGGTGACCCGCACCGTGATCCCGTCGGCCGGGACGGTGGAGGTGTCCGAGCCGCCGGCGCCACCGGTCGAGGCGGACGCGACGGGCGTGGGGCTGCTGGTCGGCGCCTTCGGGGAGGCGGACGCGCTATTGCCGGAGGAGCCGCACGCGGCCGTGGTGAGGGCGAGCAGCGAGGCGGCGACGACGAGGGGCAGACGACGATTGCGGATCAACGCGAATCTCTTTCACTCGTTGGGATGCCCCAAGCGTGACCGATTTGCCGAGTGAATCCTAATTCATGTGCATGTGCTTCCCGTCATACCGCGCCTCGTTGACGCAGCTCCCTACCCTTCGGTCACCACTTACCAGAACGGGAGGAGATCGATGCGGCGGACGGTGGCGGTGATCGCGGCGGCAGCGGTGATCATGCCGGTGCTCGCGGGGTGCAGCACGGTGAGCACGGAGTCGGACCAGGTGGCGTTGCACTACGACGCCGGGGCCTTCTCCAGCACGACGTTCCAGGAGTGCGTGACGCAGAACAACCGCACCTGGGACGGGCCGGGGGAGAAGTACTACAAGTACCCGGCCGGGCAGCGGAACTTCGACTTCACCGGGAGCGACGACGCGGAGAGCGCGCCGTACACCGTGGTCTCCCGGGACAACCAGGAGCTCACCGTCTCCGGCGGCCTCACGTTCCACCTGGACACCTCGTGCGATCCGGACGGCGGCATGCTTCGCGAGTTCCACGAGGAGATCGGGCTGAAGTTCCAGCCGACGATGGACGGCGACGGCCAGACCACGGACCGGTGGCTGGAGATGTTGCGCTTCTACATCGGACAGCCGCTGAACAAGGCGCTGGCCACGGAGGCGCAGAAGTACGACTGGCTGGCGCTCTACAACGACCCGGCCACCCGCGCGCAGTTCGAGACCGCGATCAACGCGAACCTGGGCAACGCGGTGATGGCCACCACCGGCGGCAAGGCGTACTTCCTGCAGTTCAACCTCACGCTGCAGAAGCCCACGCCGCGCAAGGAACTGGTCGACGGGCTGGCCGCGGTCCAGGTGGCGATCACCGAGCGGCAGGCGGTCAAGGAGCAGAACGCGACCGTCGACGAGAAACTCAAGCAGATCGAGAAGCTGGTCGCGGTGCTCGGCCCGGACGGCTACGTGCTCTACGACGCGATGCAGCGCTGCCTCACCGGTGAGGCGCCGAAGGGCTGCCCGCAGTTCCTGGCGCTCCCGCAGGGCGGCAGCGTCGATGTCCCCGCGCCGGCGAGCAGCTGACGGGTTTCCCTTGGGCCGGCAGGCGCCGCGCCGATACTGCTGACGCACCGCTCACGGACGAGCGGCGGGGCGAGCCCGGGGATCCACGGGCTCGCCCGTTCACATGCTGAGCACGGAGGCGGCGATGGCGGGCCGGTGGAGATTCAGGATGGCTACGGCCGCGCTGGCGGTGGTCGCCGCCGCGGTGCCGGTCGCCGCGCCGTCGCTGACCAGCGTCGGCACGCCGCAGGTCGCGGCCGGGTCGCGGGCCATGTGGCTGTGGAGCCGCGCCGAGGCCGCGGAGGTCGTGCCGTGGGCCGCGGCGCACGGCGTCACCGAGATCTTCGCGTACGTGGAGACGGACGTGGCCTCGACGCCGCAGCTCGCCCGGCTGAAGGAGATCCGGAAGCGGGCCGGCGCGGTCGGCATCCGGCTGATCGCGCTGAACGGCGAGCCCGGCTGGGTGAACGACCCGGCCGCGGCCGTCGCCTGGCGCCGGGCCGTCACCGCCACCGGTCTCTTCGCCGGCCTGCACGTCGACGTCGAGCCGCACGTGCTCCCCGGCTGGGAGGCCAACCGTTCCACGATCGGCGCCCGCTACGTGTCCATGCTGGACAAGCTGCGCACCGGCGCCACGCTGCCGATCGAGGCGGACGTGGCGTTCTGGTACGGCGAGGTCACCGTCACCGGCGGCCGCAACCTGGCCACCGAGACGCTCAAGCGCGTCGACGCGGTCACGGTGATGAGCTATCGGGACACCGCCACCGGCGCGAACTCGATGTACGCGGTCAGCCGCGACTGGCTCGCCCGCGGTGCCACCGCGGGCAAGAAGGTCCGTCTCGGCGCGGAGACCGCACCGCTGCCCGACTGCGCCTACTGCAGCTTCGCCGAGGAGGGCGCCACGATCCTCGGCGCCGAGCTGGCGCGGCTGGACGTCGCCGCGGCCCGGGACCGCGCGTACAACGGCATCTCGATCCAGCACTACGCCAGCTGGCGCGCGCTGCACGCCTGATCCGTCAGCCCTTGACCGCGCCCGCGGTGATCCCGGCGACGAACCAGCGCTGGAGGAAGGCGTAGAGCAGCACCATCGGCACGGACGCCACCACCACGCCGGTGAACAGCAGCGGATAGTCGGTCAGGTACTCGCCGGAGAAGTCCAGCAGCGCCAGCGGCAGCGTGCGCCGGGCCGGGTCGTCGATGAACAGCAGCGGGTAGAGCAGGTCGTTCCAGTGCATGACCAGCAGGAAGATCGCGGTGGCGGCGAGCGACGGCAGCGACAGCGGCACGGCGACGCGGCGGTAGGCGGCCCACGACCCGGCGCCGTCCAGCGCGGCCGCCTCGAACAGCTCGCGCGGCAGCGTGCGCATGAAGCCGGACAGGATGAAGACCGCGACCGGCAGCGTCACCACCACGTTGATCAGCATCAGGCCGGCCAGGCTGTCGCGCAGGCCGAGCCGGTCGAACTGCACGTACTGCGGGATCATCATCGCCTGCGCGGGCACGGCGAGCCCGGCGGCGAAGACGGCGAACAGCACCCGGGACGGCCAGCGGGGGAGCCGGGCCACCGCGTAGCCGACCAGGCTGGCCAGCAGCAGCGTGGCCGGGACCGAGACCAGCACGACCAGCACGCTGTTGCCGAAGACGCGCAGCAGCCCGGCGTCGCCGAGGATCTCGCGGTAGTTGGCCAGCGTGGGGGAGAGCGGCGGCCCGAACGGCGACGCGAAGAGATCCGGCGTGGTCTTGAACGACCCGAACAGCACCACCAGCAGCGGTACGGTGATCAGCAGCGCGTAGAGCGCGAGCAGCGGGCGCCTCACCGTCCGGCTCCGATCCGGGCGGCTCGGCCCTGCAGCCAGGTGACCACGCCGATCGCCACCATGAACACGACGGACTCCGCCGCGGCGTACCCGAGCTGGCTGTTGGCGAACGTGGTGTAGATGCGCGTCGACAGGATGTCCAGCGAGGACCGCGGCGGATTGCCCGCCAGCCCGAGGATCAGGTCGAACGCCTTGAACGACTGGATCGTCGTGTACGCCACCACCAGCGCGGTCGCCGGCGCCAGCATCGGCCAGGTGACGAACCGGAAGCGCTGCCAGCGCCCGGCGCCGTCGACGTGCGCGGCCTCGTGCAGCTCGGCCGGGATCTGGTTGATGCCCGCTATGAAGATCACCATCATCTGTCCCGCGTGGAACCAGACCTGTGCCACCGCCACCCACAGGATCGCGGTGTCCTCGTCGCCGAGGAACGTGCCCGGCACGCCGAGCGAGTGCAGCAGCCCCAGGTTCGGGTCGTAGACGAACCGCCAGACGAACGCGACCGAGATCGAGGAGAGCACGGTCGGCAGGAAGAACAGCGCGCGCAGCGCGGTCGAGCCGCGGCTGCGGGCGGCGAGCAGCACGGCCAGCCCGAGCGCCAGCACCGTCTGCCCGCTCACCACGGCCAGCAGGAACGTCAGGTTGTTGCCGAGCGCGTTCGCGAACTGGTCGTCATCGGTGGCGATGCGCACCAGGTTGTCCGCGCCGACGCGGTTGAAGCCGGGGCTGAACCCGTCCCAGTCCGTCGTGGCGTACTGCAGGCCCTGCGCGGCCGGCAGCACGAAGAAGGCCAGGTAGAGTGCGAGCGCCGGAATCGGGAAGAGGTAGAGACCCCAGGTGCGCCTCACCGCTTCTGGTCCACCACCCGCTGCGCCGCCTCGGCCGCCTCCTCCGGCTTCGTGCCGCCGACCACCTTCACGGCCGCCTCCTCCACGGCCGTACGGATGTCCAGGTTGTTGAACTGGAAGCGCGGTGCCAGCAGTGTCTTGCGGGTCAGCCAGGGCGCGAACGCCTTGAGATCCGCGTTCGTGTACTCCACGCCCTTCACGGTCACGTGCTGCGACGTGCCGTTCGCGTAGACCCCGGCCACGGCCGGATCGGACAGGTGCTGGAGCCAGGCCAGCGCCGCGCCCCTCTTCGACGAGTTCGCGTTGACGCCCAGGATGAACGTGGCGTTGAAGATGCCCTCGTACCGCGCCTGCCCGGCCGCGACCGTGATCGGCGCGTAGAGCCCGAGCGGGAACCGCGCGCCGAGCTTGCGGACCGGGCCGGCCGCGTAGGAGCCGGTGGCCAGGAACGCGGCCTTCCCGGTGGCGAACAGCTGCATCGCGGCCTCGTTCGCCGAGCCGGTGGCGCCGTCCTGGAAGTACGGCTTGAGCTGCTCGTACTGCCGGAGCGTGGTGAGGAACCAGTCGTCCGTGACCTTCAGTGTGCCGGCCTCGACCCGCGCGAAGGCGTCGTCGGCGGGCGCGTTGTTCATCACCATCGAGTTGATCAGCTGGCCGCCGTTGCCGCTGTCCCCGCCCGGCCAGGCGATCGGCGTGACGCCCTTGGACCGCAGCCCGTCCAGCACGCCGAGGAAGCCGTCCCAGTCCTGCGGCAGGTTCGCGTACCCGTGCGTGGCCAGCAGGTCCGGGTTCGTCACCGGCATGTTGAAGACCAGCTGGTACGG
It encodes:
- a CDS encoding carbohydrate ABC transporter permease, whose protein sequence is MRRTWGLYLFPIPALALYLAFFVLPAAQGLQYATTDWDGFSPGFNRVGADNLVRIATDDDQFANALGNNLTFLLAVVSGQTVLALGLAVLLAARSRGSTALRALFFLPTVLSSISVAFVWRFVYDPNLGLLHSLGVPGTFLGDEDTAILWVAVAQVWFHAGQMMVIFIAGINQIPAELHEAAHVDGAGRWQRFRFVTWPMLAPATALVVAYTTIQSFKAFDLILGLAGNPPRSSLDILSTRIYTTFANSQLGYAAAESVVFMVAIGVVTWLQGRAARIGAGR
- a CDS encoding carbohydrate ABC transporter permease, whose translation is MRRPLLALYALLITVPLLVVLFGSFKTTPDLFASPFGPPLSPTLANYREILGDAGLLRVFGNSVLVVLVSVPATLLLASLVGYAVARLPRWPSRVLFAVFAAGLAVPAQAMMIPQYVQFDRLGLRDSLAGLMLINVVVTLPVAVFILSGFMRTLPRELFEAAALDGAGSWAAYRRVAVPLSLPSLAATAIFLLVMHWNDLLYPLLFIDDPARRTLPLALLDFSGEYLTDYPLLFTGVVVASVPMVLLYAFLQRWFVAGITAGAVKG
- a CDS encoding SPFH domain-containing protein, which produces MRRTVAVIAAAAVIMPVLAGCSTVSTESDQVALHYDAGAFSSTTFQECVTQNNRTWDGPGEKYYKYPAGQRNFDFTGSDDAESAPYTVVSRDNQELTVSGGLTFHLDTSCDPDGGMLREFHEEIGLKFQPTMDGDGQTTDRWLEMLRFYIGQPLNKALATEAQKYDWLALYNDPATRAQFETAINANLGNAVMATTGGKAYFLQFNLTLQKPTPRKELVDGLAAVQVAITERQAVKEQNATVDEKLKQIEKLVAVLGPDGYVLYDAMQRCLTGEAPKGCPQFLALPQGGSVDVPAPASS
- a CDS encoding ABC transporter substrate-binding protein, translating into MSNHVFSRRGLLKAAGLTGGAVALAACAGPGGEAAPRGSGAAGFDGPVEGELSFAHWRAEDKEVFDQVIASFTRKHPKVTVRQDISASADYQSTALTKIRGGGVGDAFTAFRGAQFANIASAGVWSDLTGQSLVDAYEPALITAGAGGGKQLGLPYQLVFNMPVTNPDLLATHGYANLPQDWDGFLGVLDGLRSKGVTPIAWPGGDSGNGGQLINSMVMNNAPADDAFARVEAGTLKVTDDWFLTTLRQYEQLKPYFQDGATGSANEAAMQLFATGKAAFLATGSYAAGPVRKLGARFPLGLYAPITVAAGQARYEGIFNATFILGVNANSSKRGAALAWLQHLSDPAVAGVYANGTSQHVTVKGVEYTNADLKAFAPWLTRKTLLAPRFQFNNLDIRTAVEEAAVKVVGGTKPEEAAEAAQRVVDQKR